TGTGATGGTGGCTCTGCAGAGACCTGCCCTGCCCTgacctcccctctcttccctctgctcTGTCTCAGGTATGAGGAGGAGGTTTCTCTGAGAGCAACAGCTGAGAACGAGTTTGTGGCTCTGAAGAAGGCAAGTGACACAGGATTGAGAAGCACAGATCTGTGGGATCTCAGAATGACAGATTCTTCCTGGGGACACACAGGGGGTCTCAACCTCAGCGTGGGGCACAATGACCTTTCCACAGCAGGCTAGGACTGCCCAGATGCAGGCCTTTGTATTGAGCATCCAGGGCCTTGACAAAGGGCAATGACTTGGGAATATCTACCAGCACCTACCTTGGGCAAGGGGATGGCTGCACTGTCCTCTGTGTGTCCTGCTCTGTTCCAGAGGTTGTGGTCTATTGCTGAGGCCCCTGGAGCCATAGCAGATACAATGTCTCTGCTGAGAGACAGTGCAGTCTGTCTAGCATTTTGGGGAGTCTGACCTTGAGGCAGAGACACAATCCCAGGTTCTAAGGGGGGATGGAGAAGAACCAGGAGTAGCCCTTGGGCTTTTGGAGCACTGCTGGGGGACAGGAAAGGGTCAGGGTGTGAGAGCTGGGGGGTCAGTCTGGGCAGGCTTCCTGGAGCaggagaggggagaaaggagagataAGAGGGTAAGGAGCAGTGAAAGGCTGGTGAGCCGTGCCCAAGACAAACAGGGTTTGTCCTCAGAATGGCAGAGGATGCCAGGTCACCCCGGGAAGGgccagaagggaaggagagggcatGGGAATGAGACACTGGGGACTCCTTTCCCCAGGCTTCATGGAATgggtgggaagagagaggaatCTAGAGGCTGGATCACCAGGGTCCTTGAGCTCCAACACTCCCCACCTTTCCAGGATGTGGACTGCGCCTACCTCCGCAAATCAGACCTGGAGGCCAATGTGGAGGCCCTGATCCAGGAGATCGACTTCCTGAGGCGGCTGTATGAGGAGGTGCGGGCTCAGGGGCCAGGCAGAGACCTGGCAGCCAGCAGAGAGGAGAGATGGGGGTGGGAGTGTTGGACAGGATGTGGGTAGAGGTTGCAGTCCCTGAGGCTGTGTGAGGGGGCAGGGTTGGGGACCAGAGAAAGCCTGAGGAGGTGGAGTCAGGACATGGTGGGTGGGGCTGTGTTCTCAACTAAAGTCACTGCCCTCACCTCCTGCAGGAGATCCGCGTTCTCCAGTCCCACATCTCAGACACCTCCGTGGTTGTCAAGCTGGACAACAGCCGGGACCTGAACATGGACTGCATCATTGCCGAGATCAAGGCACAGTACGATGACATTGTCACCCGTAGCCGGGCTGAGGCCGAGTCCTGGTACCGCAGCAAGGTGAGTGGCACAGGACACCTGCCTGCTAGACATGGCAGTGGGAGGGATTTGAGATTATCTATTAAATAGGCTTCCTTTTCTGGGGATGCACTAGGGATGAGAAGAGATGGCTGCCACTCTGATGTTGGGGTGGTAGGGCAGGACTGCCATGTGTGGTTGCACAGGCTGAGCACTGCACAACCTGCAAAATCATCTGTCATGCCCTGAATGGGTGGGAGGTCCCACCCTGAACCTCATGAGCATCTCTACTTCCCCCAGTGTGAGGAGATGAAGGCCACGGTGATCAGGCACGGGGAGACCCTGCGCCGCACCAAGGAGGAGATCAACGAGCTGAACCGCATGATCCAGAGGCTGACGGCTGAGGTGGAGAATGCCAAGTGCCAGGTATGGGGCATCTGTGCCCAAGGTCAGAGAGACCGAGGGTCTAACCATGGTCACACAGCCTATGTGTGCCCTATCTGGATCTCAGCATTCATTCTCCAGCCCCTCTGTCCATGTAGAGTCCCTGGTTGTGGTCTCTGTGAGTCCCAGGTGATGAAGGCAAGAGGCTCTGTTCTGGGGTGCTCCCAGCTTGGTGGGGAGCATGGTCTCATCGAGGTAAGCATCAGAGAGACCCAGGGACTCTAATCTACCTTGTTCTCTCTGTTCTCTTCAGAATTCCAAGCTGGAGGCTGCGGTGGCTCAGTCTGAGCAGCAGGGTGAGGCGGCCCTCAGCGATGCCCGCTGCAAGTTGGCCGAGCTGGAGGGTGCCCTGCAGAAGGCCAAGCAGGACATGGCCTGCCTGATCAGGGAGTACCAGGAGGTGATGAACTCCAAGCTGGGCCTGGACATCGAGATCGCCACCTACAGGCGCCTGCTGGAGGGCGAGGAGCAGAGGTGGGTCCCATAGACCTTTCCCTTTCCCAGCCCTGCCAGGGTTCTCAGTGTGCTCTGTCCTCACACTCCTGGCAGCATTTAAGTTTTGTTTCTTAACCTCCCCACCCTGCAACCAGACAGGTAATTTGTGTAAGTCCTTTAAGTATGATCTAGCCCCGTTTGAGTCTCTCATGTTCACCCAGGCACTGATCTGAGATTGCAGTCTTGTTCATCTCAGTTGAGATCCAGTAATCTGGCAGCAGGTATTCCTGTTACTGAGAAGCCTAATTAAGGCTTGGGGTCAGCTTGCCTGGGTAGTGCTTCTTCCCTTCCAGCTGTAGCTGCATGTGCTTCTCAggattccttctctttttcctagtCTGGCCCTGGCCCCATCTAGACCTGGGAGTTCAGATGTATCCCATAAGGACAGCTTCAGATAGATGACACTATCAACTCATGCTTTTCTATTATAGTGCCAATGAGCATCCCAAAGTGGTATTCCATTGTGGCAGGTGGGAATGAGTTAGGCAGAGAGCAAGGACTTATCCCTTGGGGCAGTTATGCCTTGCTTTCAggatttttgcttgtttgcttgcttcAGAGGTGGGGGGAGTGGAGAAGACCCATTGGTCACTCAGCCTTCCTATGGCTGGAGGCCAGCGATACAGCTGGAGGGCAGCTATACAGCTCCTGCTCCCAGAAGGACAACACTCCCAGAATGTGAGCTCATTCTTTGCCCTTGGTTTCTTTCCCCTAGTTGGTCAGTTGGTCTCACTCgaagctcctttttttttgtggACAGTCAGGCCCTTGGCCCTGGGGAGAGGAGGGTGAAGGTTGGGGATGCAGAGGGAGCATCTTGTTTATTTGGGAAATGGGGAACACAGGTTTGGGACCTAGAAACTAAAGTGACCATATGACGAGATTTCCACCAAACTCGAGTTGTTCCATTGGAAAGCTCAGAGGCAGGGGTCTGTCTGGCTGGGCCTGGGGAATTTCATAAGTGAAGAATTCTGGGAGGAGGAGTTTTCCAAGTCTGAATTTGGAAGTTGGAGAAACACATGGAGATGGCATTGGAATCTGAGTGGCCCACTCCTCCATCACACGGGGCTCTTGGAGTGAACTCAGGAGCTTTGGTATGTGTTACCTAGGGAACCTGGGCATGGAATGATTTGATGGTGGCCATGGCTTCTCTTATCTGAAGCTGATTTAACCAATCCTTGGCCAGTGTGCTTTCAGGGGAACTCCATTTTCTTCCCTTAGGGGAAGCTATtgggagggaaatgtggggtgggtaGAAATGAGTGTCTGGGGTGACAGCCCTGCCTTGTCATTGGATATGTCCTCCTTCTGGGCCTCAGCCTTTCCATCTGCCGGATGAGAGGACTGTGGTGGGCAGTCTCTGAGCCTGTTCtaaaatcccatttgtttatCTAACAGTTTTGTATTGAGCCAGGCATTGTTTTTAGGTGGTGCAGGAAGGAATAGACAAAAATGTCTACCCTCCTGATGCCTATAATCTAATGACACCAATCAGACTGGATTTCAGAAGTTAAATCTGCTCCCCTCAAATGCACCTGCAATTCAGTCAGAACCAACTTCGAGGTAGTGGCAGCTAATAGCTCTTAAGGGCTATGAGCCAGGCACTAAGCACTGGACGCTTCTTATTTGATTCAGTCCTCGCAAGAGATCTACGAAGTAGGTTTTCCTGATGAGGAAGCCTAGGCTGAGGTTGGCCCAAGCTGGGGTTGCACAGCTCAGAAGCAGTGGAGAGCGAGGCACTCACAGGCCTTCTGTCTCCAGACCCTCACGGTGACCCGAGTCTACACTGGCTCCTGGCCGAGAGCATTTCTTGCCCCTTCCCTTGGGCAAGTGCCCAGATGGAGGGCCACAGATGTCCCCCTCCACTTCAGTCACGGGGGCCCGGCGCCTTTTCCGCGGCACTGACCTCTCGCCTTCTCTCCCTGCAGGCTGTGCGAGGGCGTCGGCTCGGTGAATGTCTGTAAGTAGTGGGGTCCGTCCCCTCCTCCCGCTGGGCGGGTCTGGGAGCCTCTGGGCAAAGGGCGCGTGGGCTCGCAGCAAAGCCACTCACCCAGGTCGCGGCTGCGCCTGACGCGCGCCTCCGTCTCTTTCCCCTGCAGGCGTCAGCAGCTCCCGCGGTGGCGTTGTCTGTGGCGATCTCTGCGCCTCCACTACTGCCCCTGTTGTCTCCACCAGAGTCAGTAGCGTCCCCAGCAACAGcaacgtggtggtgggcactacTAACGCCTGCGCCCCCTCCGCCCGGGTTGGCGTCTGCGGCGGCAGCTGTAAGAGGTGCTAGGAGGCTGCCGCCTCCGCCAGCGCCTGTCGCCGTCACTCTCCACCCAGCCAGTACCTCGCGCCACCAGAACGCGCCGCCCGCGCCGGCCTCCCAATAGCCGCCGCCCGCTGCCTGCACTCTAAGCGCCCTCCCCACCGCTCCGCTCCGGGAGCCATCCCCGGTCGCAGGAGTCCGGGGAGGGCCGGGAGGCGCCATGGTCTCTCTCTGTAGCCTTTCCTGGTAGTCAATTTGTTGTCCCGAGGATTCATCTTTTTCTTCCGCctgccttctgttttttttgCTGTATACATTGGTCTTGCCTGAGCTCTTCCCCAAAGCTTGGAGGAACGGGGGAGGCCCGGGAATGTCCCTGTCTGCACGACCTGGGACTCTGCCCATGTGCTTTTGCCTGTGGAATGGAGACGCGGACCCTGGATAGTGGTTCTATGACTCTGCGAGGGACAGGCCCACGCGTGTGGGGAGAACATCTCCCTTCCGGGGCTGCCCTCAAGAGCTTCTGAAAAACTAATGACTCTGCTGCCTTCTCCTTTGTCTTTGTTTCACTCTGTGTTTCCAATAAACTCATTGTAGCGAATCAAGCCTAGTGTCTCAGAGTCTTGAAAATGCCAGGGCCTTCCTGTGATAGGGGCTCCTGCCAGAGCGCCTCAGGACCTGTTTATCCACTATTTTTCAGTAGCTAAAAATGACCACAGTAGGTGCTGCCCATCTGTACTTGAGCAGCCCAGGCCTTGGGGAAAACGAGAGAAGACTCACGGAGCCAGGGAATCTTATGGGGTCATGGGTTTCTCTAGACCAGGATTTATCAACTTCAGCACTATTGACAGTGTGAGCTGGGTCATTCTTTGTTTTAGGGCTGTCGCGTGCATTTGgtaggatgtttagtagcatccctggcctcaaTCCACTAGATGCCAAGGGTCCTCCACCACCCTcttgtgacaactaaaaatgtctctaGATGTGGCCATATGTTTTCTAGGGGTTCTCAACCAAGGTGATCACCCGCcgcccccaccccagggccttccTGGAGGGGAAAGTGCATGGGGAAAAAGACGGGGTAAGAATGGAAGGAAGGTATGTGAGAGAAGCACTGTGCAGGGAGGAAGAGCCTTGGGTTGAGAGGAGAACTGGGCTTCTCATTCCGAGCCTTGATGGCCATTTGCCAcatgtgtgactttgggcaaattgcttCCATCCCCTGATCTTCAGCTGCCTTGGCTGTGGAATGGGGAGATTGGACAGTATTCCTAAGATCCTTCTAGCTCCCTATGTGAGATTGTGTTTGAAAGGGCTATGTTAATGCCCTTTGAGTTTGAGTGCCGGTTCAGCCATTTACTAGTCTGTAACTGTGGGCAAATCACTAAGCCTCACTGAGCTTTAGTTCCTTCACATTTAGAACGGGATGATGATATCTACTGGGCCATAGGGAGGTGTTTCAGATATCTATTACACACAGCAAGTCACCCACATGGAGAGGCTTAAAACAGCAATACTTTATCATGCCTCAGATTCTGTGGGTTTACTGAGGAGTTCTATTTTACATGATGTTGTTTGGAGGGCTAGAATGTCTGAAAGGCCCAATATGGCCAAAATCTCACATGGCTGGACTTGGTGCTGGCCACCAGCTGGGAGTTCAAGTGACGTGCTTGGCCAGggtgtatcagtcagggtccaaTCAGAAGACAATAATTTGAACAGAGAAAGTTTAACATAAAGCATTATTAACCATAACAGAGATTGGCCAGTAAAAAGCAAGAACTCTAAagcccacagcagctgcagccatAAGAAGCAGCCCCTACCCCCAGGCCTTTTCTCCAGCATCCAGTGATAATTTCTTTGCTGGCTCTCCAGCTTTCACTAATTGTCTCCTTGAGCAAATTTAGGCTCTGCCTGATGCCTGGGCCCAAAGTCAAAGACATAGGTTTTGAGTTTTGTTTCAGTAGCATCTCTCTGCCAGGTACCAACTTGCCCTCCActtatctattgctatgtaacaagaCATccccaaatttagtggcttaaaacaacaatatttttcatagttGTGTGAATTGCctaggtgattcttctgcttcataTCATTGACTGGGGCTCTGGTACTGCTGAAAGGTCCAGGATGGCTTCACTTGTACGGTTGGCATTTGGAGCTAGCTCTGGTCAAGAGCTCAGGAGCTGATGGCCAGGGCCTCTGTTCTTCCCTACGTGCTCCAGTCCCTTTGAGGCCATCTGGGCACGGAAGCTGCAGAAGGTGCTTTCCATCAgattctattggtcaaagcagtcaTGGAGCCAGCCCAAGATCAAGGGGAGGAAAAACAGGCTCCACTTTTGATATGAGCAGTGCCATGCACAGAGAGGGAGGAGCTGCTGGGGGCTCATCTCTGAAGATAGCTACCACAGGACGATTAAATGAGAcaacacaaataagtttgaggtaTAGTGTGGCATACAACAGATACTAAACAATTAGTGTTTATGACTGCTCttgttgttattactattacCATGACATCATAACAGTGTAGCATTCTCAGCCTCTGAATAGCAGGGGCAGAGTGGGCTGGTAGGAAATACTGGGAGCTGGAGGTTTGACATCCTAGCTTTTGTCAGCAGGAGTGTGTGGCCAAGCTCCTTCAGCTTTTGGAGCCTCGGGTAGTTTACCCACTTAAAGGCAGGTGATAGCAGCAGCCCACTGAGTGAATGAGAGCTTCAGCTGGTGTGCAGAGAAGGGTGGATGTCACAGCACTGTTAGTCTGGGTACTGGCACTACCACACTGGCACTATCTCAGGCTTGTCAGCACAGAGGGATCCACCATCCAGCTAGCTCACATTCCTCAGCAGCCAGCAGGAAGCTTCCGGAGAAGAGGCAGCTGGCTCTCTGTGAAGCATGGAAGGCCTCATGAATTGGCCCATAGCATCTACCTCTGCAAGAGGATTGGAAAAGTGcctggaaggaaggaggaatgaGAAATGCTCTTGGGTGAAGAAAGCTTTCATGGAATGGAGTTGGAGCTGGGGTAGGAGGGGCTACGGAGGAGGAGGTAGGAACGAAGTGCTCATTTTCAGCTTTTAGAGGCATTGGAGAGCAGCCCCCACTCTCCTTGGTGGCCTTCCTGACGCATCAGAGCTCCTGGATGGCCCCATGCTCCTTTTCCAGCTCCATCTTTATCTCTCACATACTGTTCCCATGTCTGGAGCACATCTCTCATCCTGGCTAACTCCTTACTTCAGTTCACTTCTTGCTTTCAAATGTAAGCTTTGCAGGGACAAGCatctttaactatttttttttttcacttatagGAACCCAAGCTTGTGTAACAGTACCTGctacacagcaggtgctcaataatgaTTTGTTGTTGGAATAAATGAGCTCCTGGTTTTCCTTTAGGTCTCAGCTTCAATGTTACCTCCCTTAGGAAGTAATCAGCTTTGCCTGCTTAACAATCCTCCAGCTgtgcttctctttttctcccagcACCAAGGCTTAGGGCTCTTCATAGCCACCCCCTCCTTGGTGTagaggtggtagtggtggtggagaAGATGGGGCTCAGGGACTCAGGACCAGAGGCTCCAACAATCTTGTCTAGCCCCTTGAGCTGGTTGGGTGGAAGGAAGATGCATCACTGCCAGAGGCATGGAGTCTCTGGGTTCCCCCAGGTGGCACGTCCATGACCTCCCGAGGCTGGCAGTCCTTACAGTATCCTCCTTAACCCCTGAGAAGGGAGTGTTAAACCCCAGAGGAGAAATCGGAGCCCCTTCCCAAGACGGGCAGAACTGAAAAGGCCCCTGCAGAGCCTCTGGTCCAACCCCTCACTTGACAGGTGTTCAGGACATCTTGAGCCAGAGTAGGGGAGAAAGGTGGGGGGCAATGGGGAATAGGGAGCAGTGAGAGGCACTGAGCTATCAGTCAGAGCTAGACATACAGGGGATGTACATTGTGTACATTGTGTTTAAGTCTGGACTTTGTCCCGGGGACAGTGGTGACCCACTGAAAGCTCAGCCTTGTGTATGATGAAGGTCTCTGGCTGCTGTGAGGTGGGGCATGGAAGGGAGAAGAGCAGGACTCCAGGCAAAATGGTGatggctgggtgtgctggcagcagtaaggagagaggaaagagggggaTGGAGAGCTATTTAGGAGGCAGAAAAAGAAGTCCTTGGGTTTAGTGAATATTGAGGGCGCAGGCATGGATAAATCATAGGTTCTGGTTTGGGCAACTGTGTTGATGATCTTGGCAGGAGAGACTGGAGGAGACTCCGGTTGAGAGGGTGGGAAGCAATGAGTTAAGCTGGAAGGTATGCTGAGTTCGAAGCATCTCTAAAACTGACAAGTGGAGGTGTCTTGTAGGAACTGGAGCTGTTGGGTCTAAGCCGAGGAGTGAGGGTAGGAGGAGAATCATCAGGGCTCTGAAGCCCAGGTGGGGGATTTTAACCAGGGAGGACATTAACTTTGGGTGGTAGCTGAAGGCGAGAGGCTGATATGACTGCCTGGGGAGAGTGCAGAGAGGTGGGAAAAGGCCCTGGGGTAGTTGGATGCTTGAGGCAAGGTGCAGGGTGAGGTATGAGCCAGTGAGCAGAACTGCCTGGGAAGAGCTGAGAGCCTGGCCTGGGAGACAAGGAGGTGAAAGGCCCGAGACTCAGGaattgggaggtgggagggagagaaggcacTGGGGAGCCCCTGGACTTGGGTGGAGGCTAAAGGGTCCTGGGGAGCCTGGAGATTCCAGGGGAAGCAAAGGAAGGGGGTGAGTCCTCCAAGGACATCCTGGTGAGATGGGTGGGAAAGGCCAGGGGCTGGGTGAAGGGGAGGAATGAAGAGGGCCAGCAAGGAAGGCAGTGCGCTACCCTGGAGGTGGGCTGCAGCCTTGCAAGGACTGTTCCAGGCCTGATTCCTCGAGGGTGGGGTTAGGGACTTCTCAAAGTCTTCCAGAGCTCTCCAGAGCTTTCCAAGAGGAGGACAGGAGAGATTGGGCCAAGCAGCGGGCAGAGGAGCCTCTTAGCCTTGGGGTTGAAGCTGTGAGGTATCTCGGATGAGGGCAGTGAGTGGGGCAGTTGAGGGAGTGAGTAGAAGGTGTCCTCATGTCAGCTGTGGAGAAGGCtgccaggtactcaggaggtgTATGCATGGGGGAAGGGTGGGCCAGGGGCAGGTGCCAAGGCTCTCATCTTTCCCTGTTTGGTGGGCAGCATGAGGAGGATGTGGCAATGGGGTGGGGTCCAGACTGACACAGGGCAGCCCCCAAGGGTGGCTGCTGGCACTTTTGGTGGTTGTTGCTGTGGTACCTACGTGGAAGGATGGCTGGGGGGCAGAGTGAAGATATGCTAGGAAGAGAAAGTGGGGACCGTGTATGCAAGAAGGGGGCAaaactcaaacacacacacaagcacgcatacacgtgcacacatataAACATGCGCATGCACATGCACTGCCTTCCGGCTGACTTCTGGCCTCCTCGGTCCCCTTCAGAGCCATCCAGACTGACAGGTGTGACAGGTAGAAGGTGCTGTGAGCACAGTCAGCACTGCCTGGCCAGGAGATGACAGAACCATCTGGGGACAAGGCCCTACGGGTGTCCAGGCGGAGAACAGGCCAGAACGACTCTAGTCTTCAGGCCATATCATCAGGCTGGGGTGCTCACCACTTGGTGGGTGTGGGGAACCCCAAGAAAGCAAGACATTGCAGCACACAAAGCAGGTCCCCAAGTTTATTGGAAAAGGGGAGACAAGAGGCCAGAGAGGCAGGGGGAACAGTCTCACAGTGCTTCTTCCAGGGAAGCAAGGCCCTTCTCCCCGGGAGGGGctgaaggctgagacaggggaaggAATGGGTCTATTCCCCAGCCACAGGCCCCTTTCCAGTGGGATGAAAGGTGGGGAGGAGCCGCTGGTGGGAATGAGCCGATGGTGTATTCTCAGAACACAAGGGGAAAAGCCAGCGATGTGCTGCTGTTTTCAGCTGGTGGTGGGGCAGTGGCACGTCTGGCAGGCAGAAGGGGCTCCCCTGGCTCTCTTTTGGGCCACTTAATGCCTCCCCTGGCCGCAGGAGCCCCCTCCACAGGTGGTGTTCAGCTGGCCACAGGGCTTGCACAAACCAGTGCTCACCACCAGGTTCCCGTTGCAGGGGGCACTGCAGACGCTGCCCGTCACCGGCCGGGAGCCCGACACGCAGAGATCCCCGCACACAACCCCACCCCGGGAGCTGCTGACACCTGTGGGAACAAGGGCAGGGTCAAGAGACCCCTGCTGATGGCCATCCCATCCAGCCACCTTCCTTTGGTCTGTCTGATGTGTCGACCATCCAGGGAAGGATGCAAAGAGCCTCCAGTTCTATTCTGAAGGAGGGAACCCTAGCCTGGGAGCCAGCAGACCGGGGTTCTGGTCCTGGTTCTGCTTTGTGACTTTGGGAGTCCTTTCCTCTgtctgggcctcagctttctcaccTATATAAGGTGAAGGTTATGAATGACATCTGAGGTCCCTTCTTGCAATgacatcttattattttttcccctccCCAACACATTCAGGCTGTGAGGTTCTTCCTGCGAGCTAACCTCAGTCTGTCTTGCTGCATGACCAACCTATCCTCTTTACTGGGGGAATTATTGGAAACACTCCTCCCAAAGTCTCTGCATATATTCATAGTCAAGAAGTCCTTTGTCCCCAGtctacattttccttttcagGGCTCAAGATACTTACAGACATTCACAGCTTCAACACCTTCACACAGCCTGAGTGGGGAAAAAGTAAGGAAGGGGAAGATAAAAGAAGTCAGAATGAGGTCATCGAATTTCCGCTAGGTGCTGAAATGGGTCATCTCAGGGCTATTTCTGACCTACATTTATTCCCTTGTGCAGCTTAGAAAAAGTTGCCTTTCTGGCAGTTGAAGCAACGTCAGGTCACACTATTTAGCAAGTAGAGTATGGTTGGATTTCAATTCTTATTTGTCTCTCAGCTGTTATTTGCCTTTGTGCAGTGAACAACCTGAACAACCATATCTGTCAGGTCTAGATAGGCTCAACTTTCAGAAGGAGAAGGCCCTCTTGGGAAGACGAGGTCAGGGGTGGAGTTTGGCCAGCAACCCTGCCCTAGAATAGGTGATGTCCAAGAAACCAGGCAGGGTATGGATCTTGGAAGAGTTGAGAATGAGACAACTTGAAGATATGGATCTGGGATCCATAGAGGCAAGAATGTCACCTGGGGACTGagactgagatagggaaaaatcAAAGGTGGGCAGGTCTATGCAAGTGGAGTGCTTAGGGCTGGGTTGGACCCACCTCTGCTCCTCGCCCTCCAGCAGGCGCCTGTAGGTGGCGATCTCGATATCCAGGCCTAGCTTGGAGTTCATCACCTCCTGGTACTCCCTGATCAGGCAGGCCATGTCTTGCTTGGCCTTCTGCAGGGCGCCCTCCAGCTCGGCCAGCTTGCAGCGGGCATCACTGAGGGCCGCCTCACCCTGCTGCTCAGACTGGGCCACCGCAGCTTCCAGCTTGGAGTTCTGGGAGGTAGGGGGAATATGGAGAGGATAAAGTGAAGTTTAGTTTCTTGAAATCCCAGCCAGTCTCCAATAGGATCATTCAACTTCTATCTTAAAATATTATCTCTCCAATCAGCTTCCtaaccttccttccctcctcacttacactacacacacacacacacacacacaccacacagatacacacacacaccttggcCAAGACAATCAGAAATATTTCAGTAGATTTCtcatcttactctgtcacccatgagACTGCACTGGGAAGACTTTTCCAGAATCTAACTCAAATCCCTCTGCCGAGGGCTAACCCCAGTCTCTTCCTACACTGAGGGGTGGGCCGGGCTCTGGTACCTGGCACTTGGCATTCTCCACCTCGGCTGTCAGCCTCTGGATCATGCGGTTCAGCTCGTTGATCTCCTCCTTGGTGCGGCGCAGGGTCTCCCCGTGCCTGATCACTGTGGCCTTCATCTCCTCACACTGCAGGAAGCAGAGATGTTCATGAGGCTCAGGATGAGACATCCCATTCATTCAGGACAGCTCAGATGATTGCACAGATTGTGCAGTGCTCGGCCTGTGCAACCACACGTGGCAGTCCTGCCCTGCCACCCCAACATGAGAGCTATTGGTTTTTCTCTTACCATCCTTAGGGATCAGAATCCCTAGACAAAGAAGCCTTTTCTACTAGATACCTCACATCCCTCCCACTGCCATGTCTAGCAGGCAGGTGTCCTGTGCCGCTCACCTTGCTGCGATACCAGGACTCGGCCTCAGCCCGGCTACGGGTGGCAATGTCATCATACTGTGCCTTGATCTCGGCAACGATGCAGTCCATGTTCAGGTCCCGGCTGTTGTCCAGCTTGACAACCACGGAGGTGTCTGAGATGTGGGATTGGAGAATGCGGATCTCCTGCAGGA
This sequence is a window from Homo sapiens chromosome 12, GRCh38.p14 Primary Assembly. Protein-coding genes within it:
- the KRT86 gene encoding keratin, type II cuticular Hb6 isoform X1; translated protein: MCEELKATVQKHTQSLKPSKEDLNRLNQAIQWLTVEVGSAESQAYRGASSERLTPRPLCSPFGRLHPQNLLSSPKSTMTCGSYCGGRAFSCISACGPRPGRCCITAAPYRGISCYRGLTGGFGSHSVCGGFRAGSCGRSFGYRSGGVCGPSPPCITTVSVNESLLTPLNLEIDPNAQCVKQEEKEQIKSLNSRFAAFIDKVRFLEQQNKLLETKLQFYQNRECCQSNLEPLFEGYIETLRREAECVEADSGRLASELNHVQEVLEGYKKKYEEEVSLRATAENEFVALKKDVDCAYLRKSDLEANVEALIQEIDFLRRLYEEEIRVLQSHISDTSVVVKLDNSRDLNMDCIIAEIKAQYDDIVTRSRAEAESWYRSKCEEMKATVIRHGETLRRTKEEINELNRMIQRLTAEVENAKCQNSKLEAAVAQSEQQGEAALSDARCKLAELEGALQKAKQDMACLIREYQEVMNSKLGLDIEIATYRRLLEGEEQRLCEGVGSVNVCVSSSRGGVVCGDLCASTTAPVVSTRVSSVPSNSNVVVGTTNACAPSARVGVCGGSCKRC
- the KRT86 gene encoding keratin, type II cuticular Hb6, yielding MTCGSYCGGRAFSCISACGPRPGRCCITAAPYRGISCYRGLTGGFGSHSVCGGFRAGSCGRSFGYRSGGVCGPSPPCITTVSVNESLLTPLNLEIDPNAQCVKQEEKEQIKSLNSRFAAFIDKVRFLEQQNKLLETKLQFYQNRECCQSNLEPLFEGYIETLRREAECVEADSGRLASELNHVQEVLEGYKKKYEEEVSLRATAENEFVALKKDVDCAYLRKSDLEANVEALIQEIDFLRRLYEEEIRVLQSHISDTSVVVKLDNSRDLNMDCIIAEIKAQYDDIVTRSRAEAESWYRSKCEEMKATVIRHGETLRRTKEEINELNRMIQRLTAEVENAKCQNSKLEAAVAQSEQQGEAALSDARCKLAELEGALQKAKQDMACLIREYQEVMNSKLGLDIEIATYRRLLEGEEQRLCEGVGSVNVCVSSSRGGVVCGDLCASTTAPVVSTRVSSVPSNSNVVVGTTNACAPSARVGVCGGSCKRC